A single genomic interval of Macadamia integrifolia cultivar HAES 741 chromosome 6, SCU_Mint_v3, whole genome shotgun sequence harbors:
- the LOC122081115 gene encoding mitochondrial import inner membrane translocase subunit TIM14-1-like — MTSPFLAGLAVAATALAGRYGIQAWQSFKARPATPIMRKFYDGGFQPTMTKREAALILGVREHATPDKVKEAHKKVMVANHPDAGGSHYLASKINEAKDVMLGKTKGSGSAF, encoded by the exons ATG ACTTCACCGTTTCTAGCTGGACTTGCTGTGGCAGCTACTGCTCTTGCTGGAAGATATGGGATCCAAGCGTGGCAATCATTTAAGGCTCGACCAGCTACACCTATCATGCGCAAGTTCTATGATGGTGGTTTCCAACCTACAATGACAAAAAGAGAAGCAGCTCTTATTCTTGGTGTTAG GGAACATGCAACTCCGGACAAGGTTAAGGAAGCTCACAAAAAGGTGATGGTTGCAAACCATCCAGATGCAGGTGGCAGCCATTACCTTGCTTCCAAAATTAATGAAGCAAAAGACGTAATGCTTGGAAAGACAAAGGGAAGTGGATCGGCCTTCTGA
- the LOC122081356 gene encoding exonuclease V, chloroplastic-like, translating into MNPSDHIIDSPIKSSPYNVPEIPIEIVSEEEMALIEAAFTATRSSLPSSFISSSASSSSSQSRLSLFSSVSSISFHSKRRLSGCSEGNTVRDIEDSGATQKKSIVPQSLLDRFRRRRGLAITDLTASEWCEKQMEFTLLYGKPRRTKAMKAGSDRHTKLEEEVIKKIKVQVKAVEDAWGLKLMNFIVGSNQLLFEGLTRELPLVGLVDGVWMVGAIDELRMPLTEEIRTPSLVDTKTRVKATLPSEPQQRNGRLQLMCYKYLWDNIVADSFPADRFFDFFGLNPHHVLSEDIIEHATSSGFPVKTLEDLVTCFRNACCLLPPAHDQLLLRYELQGDHSLLGEDQFAYESDWLKSQIQCCLEFWMGNREARYVPAEERWKCRICKFASVCPTNTSTNSSSS; encoded by the exons ATGAACCCAAGCGATCATATCATAGATTCACCGATCAAATCTTCTCCCTACAACGTTCCTGAAATCCCAATTGAGATCGTGAGCGAAGAAGAGATGGCTCTCATTGAAGCTGCTTTTACTGCTACTCGttcctctcttccctcttctttcatctcttcttctgcttcttcctcctcctcccaatCTCGATTGTCGCTCTTCTCTTCTGTTTCATCCATTAGCTTTCACTCGAAAAGGAGATTGTCAGGATGTTCGGAGGGCAATACGGTTCGTGACATTGAAGATTCAGGCGCTACCCAGAAGAAAAGCATAGTACCCCAGTCGTTGTTGGACCGATTTCGGAGAAGAAGAGGACTAGCCATCACTGATCTCACTGCTTCG GAGTGGTGTGAAAAGCAAATGGAATTTACTCTTCTCTATGGAAAACCTAGAAGAACTAAAGCTATGAAAGCTGGTAGTGATCGGCACACTAAACTGGAAGAAGAG gtcatcaaaaaaataaaagttcaagtaaAAGCGGTTGAAGATGCCTGGGGTCTGAAGCTCATGAATTTTATTGTAGGTTCAAATCAACTATTATTTGAAGGACTAACACGTGAGCTGCCACT AGTAGGACTTGTAGATGGTGTCTGGATGGTCGGGGCGATTGATGAACTTCGAATGCCTTTAACAGAAGAAATCAGGACCCCCTCATTGGTGGACACAAAAACTCGTGTTAAAGCTACACTTCCCTCTGAACCACAACAAAGAAATGGAAG ACTTCAGTTAATGTGCTACAAGTATTTGTGGGATAATATAGTTGCCGACAGCTTCCCTGCAGACCGtttctttgatttctttggATTGAATCCTCATCACGTTTTGTCTGAAGATATCATAGAGCATGCTACCAGCTCCGGTTTCCCTGTGAAG ACCCTTGAAGATCTAGTTACGTGCTTTAGAAATGCATGTTGCTTGCTGCCTCCTGCACACGACCAGCTTCTGTTGAG ATATGAACTCCAAGGAGATCATTCATTGCTAGGTGAAGATCAGTTTGCTTATGAGTCTGATTGGCTTAAGAGTCAGATCCAGTGCTGTCTTGAGTTCTGGATGGGAAACCGAGAAGCCAGATATGTCCCAGCAGAGGAGCGCTGGAAGTGTCGGATTTGTAAGTTTGCTTCTGTTTGTCCAACAAATACAAGCACCAATAGTAGTTCCAGCTAG
- the LOC122082563 gene encoding protein IQ-DOMAIN 3-like, whose amino-acid sequence MGKKGNWFVAVKKAFSPDSKEKKDKKSKKKWFGKQKHQDPTVSSVVTDTAPPAASTSPPPSHPQPPPEEVKLIEAENEQNKHSYSVALASAVAAEAAVAAAQAAAEVVRLTTAVRFSGKSKEEVAAIKIQTAFRGYLARRALRALRGLVRLKSLIDGHAVKRQATSTLRCMQTLARVQSQIRTRRIRMSEENQALQRQLQQKHERDLARAAIDEEWDDSAQSKEQIEANLLNKQEAAMRRERALAYAFTHQQMWKNSSRSGTATFMDPNNPHWGWSWLERWMAARPWESRSMTDKEFNDHGSVKSVSRSVAGGEIIKAYARRELNAERPSPTAQKASRPPSRLSPSTPPSKAASSSSVAGKLKPASPRGNMWIHDDDSRSMLSVQSERPRRHSVAGSSVRDDESLASSPAVPSYMAPTESARAKARLHSPLGIEKIGTPEKGLAGSAKKRLSFSASPAGPRRHSGPPKIDSSSIKDLGIQQVASNGGGRWPST is encoded by the exons ATGGGGAAGAAAGGCAACTGGTTTGTTGCAGTGAAGAAAGCTTTCAGTCCTGATTCcaaggagaagaaagataag AAATCGAAGAAGAAATGGTTTGGAAAACAGAAGCACCAGGATCCCACTGTTTCCTCCGTGGTGACCGACACTGCACCTCCTGCTGCTTCTACTTCTCCTCCACCTTCTCATCCTCAGCCGCCTCCTGAGGAAGTCAAACTTATTGAAGCTGAGAATGAACAGAACAAACACTCTTATTCTGTTGCACTGGCGTCTGCAGTGGCCGCGGaggctgctgttgctgctgctcaGGCTGCGGCAGAGGTTGTTCGTCTAACCACTGCTGTTCGTTTCTCTGGTAAATCAAAGGAGGAAGTGGCTGCTATCAAGATTCAAACGGCATTCCGAGGATACTTG GCAAGGAGAGCTTTGCGGGCATTGAGAGGGTTGGTTAGGTTAAAGTCGCTGATTGATGGACATGCTGTCAAACGCCAAGCCACATCCACCTTACGGTGTATGCAGACCCTGGCTCGTGTGCAGTCTCAGATCCGTACAAGGAGGATCAGGATGTCAGAGGAGAACCAGGCTCTTCAAAGGCAGCTCCAGCAAAAACATGAGAGGGATTTGGCAAGAGCTGCT ATAGATGAGGAATGGGATGACAGTGCGCAATCTAAGGAACAGATTGAAGCAAATCTTCTGAACAAGCAAGAGGCTGCcatgagaagagaaagagcaCTCGCATATGCATTCACTCACCAG CAAATGTGGAAGAATTCTTCACGATCTGGGACCGCAACTTTCATGGACCCTAACAATCCTCACTGGGGGTGGAGTTGGTTAGAGCGATGGATGGCAGCCCGCCCATGGGAGAGTAGAAGCATGACGGACAAAGAATTTAATGACCATGGTTCAGTAAAGAGTGTGAGCCGCAGTGTTGCAGGAGGAGAAATCATCAAAGCTTATGCCCGCCGCGAACTCAATGCAGAGAGGCCTTCACCTACAGCCCAAAAAGCCAGCCGCCCTCCCAGTCGCCTATCTCCTTCAACTCCCCCTTCCAAAGCAGCATCTTCTTCATCGGTTGCTGGGAAATTGAAGCCAGCAAGTCCAAGAGGGAATATGTGGATCCACGACGATGATTCAAGGAGCATGTTGAGCGTGCAGTCAGAGCGGCCTCGGCGGCATAGTGTTGCAGGTTCATCAGTGAGGGATGACGAGAGCCTGGCAAGTTCTCCAGCTGTCCCAAGCTACATGGCACCCACTGAGTCCGCAAGGGCCAAAGCCCGGCTGCATAGCCCATTGGGGATAGAGAAGATTGGAACCCCAGAGAAAGGATTGGCAGGGTCCGCGAAGAAACGGCTGTCTTTCTCAGCTTCCCCAGCTGGTCCTAGGCGGCATTCAGGTCCACCCAAGATAGACAGCAGCTCCATTAAGGACTTGGGTATACAGCAAGTTGCAAGCAATGGTGGTGGAAGGTGGCCTAGCACCTGA
- the LOC122081616 gene encoding vicilin-like seed storage protein At2g28490: protein MGRMKQKAILLLLLLVIFSVHMAMGYNDDEEGGGREGDTERGEGRGGEKGEGEEGREDEFLLRDSKQAVSTEAGEMRVVKGFGGRGIDNPIHIGFINMEPKTLFLPQYTDTNLILFVRRGEVKIGWIDKDRLVERQLRIGDIYRIPAGYAFYLLNTGEGQRLQVICSIDKFEKGQRSYPIESFGQGPFQSFFIGGGTNPTSVLAGFDHKILKTAFNVSSSELEDIMMRQQEGPIVYVPDAHQPGNWESFMKLKQQERIGGLMGVEGDDDDEDEELVQEKEEQQEEAWTWRKLLKSVMGVQENEDEDKKSKVRSPDAYNLYDTKPDFRNRYGWSIAVDKHDFSPLKKSNVGVYLVNLSAGSMMAPHVNPIATEYGIVLSGEGSLQVVYPDGTSAMNAKLKEGDVFVVPRYFPFCQIASRSGAMEFFGFATSARKNRPQFLVGANSILQAVKGPELAMAFDMIEERLGKLIDSQRESIILPTLPALPGKEEEKKRGEGKEQEEEKKKREEKPELPEREKRSDH from the exons ATGGGGAGGATGAAACAGAAAGCAATTCTGTTACTTCTCCTGCTTGTGATCTTCTCAGTTCACATGGCGATGGGAtataatgatgatgaagaaggaggaggaagagaaggagacACAG agagaggagaaggaagaggaggagaaaaag gagagggggaagaaggaagagaggatGAGTTCTTGTTGCGGGACTCGAAACAGGCTGTAAGTACTGAAGCAGGGGAGATGAGAGTCGTGAAAGGCTTCGGTGGGAGGGGCATAGATAACCCAATTCACATCGGCTTTATCAACATGGAACCAAAGACCCTATTCCTTCCTCAGTATACTGATACCAATTTGATCTTGTTTGTTCGCAGGG GGGAGGTGAAGATCGGGTGGATAGACAAAGATAGGCTGGTGGAGAGGCAATTGAGGATTGGTGATATCTATAGAATCCCGGCTGGTTATGCATTCTACCTGTTGAACACTGGCGAGGGCCAGAGGCTCCAGGTTATTTGCAGCATCGATAAATTCGAAAAAGGACAAAGATCCTATCCAATCGAGAGCTTTGGACAAGGACCCTTCCAG TCATTCTTCATTGGAGGAGGAACGAATCCCACATCTGTGCTCGCGGGATTTGACCACAAGATCCTCAAAACTGCATTCAAT GTTTCTTCTAGCGAATTGGAAGATATCATGATGAGACAACAGGAAGGACCTATCGTTTACGTACCGGACGCGCATCAGCCAGGCAACTGGGAATCCTTCATGAAATTGAAGCAACAAGAAAGGATAGGAGGGTTAATGGGTGTGGAAGGAGACGACGACGACGAAGACGAAGAGTTAGTACAAGAGAAGGAAGAACAACAAGAGGAAGCATGGACGTGGAGGAAGCTCTTGAAGTCCGTCATGGGGGTGCAGGAAAATGAGGATGAGGATAAGAAAAGCAAAGTGCGATCACCTGACGCGTACAACCTTTATGACACGAAGCCTGACTTCCGGAACCGCTATGGGTGGAGTATTGCCGTTGACAAGCACGATTTTTCACCTCTCAAAAAATCCAACGTTGGCGTTTATCTTGTCAACCTCAGTGCG GGGTCGATGATGGCGCCGCATGTGAACCCAATAGCTACGGAGTACGGGATCGTATTGAGCGGAGAAGGGTCGTTGCAGGTGGTTTACCCCGACGGGACTTCGGCCATGAACGCAAAGTTAAAGGAAGGGGACGTGTTCGTGGTACCGAGGTACTTTCCATTCTGCCAAATAGCGTCTCGGAGTGGGGCAATGGAGTTCTTCGGTTTCGCCACTTCGGCTCGGAAGAACCGCCCCCAGTTCCTGGTGGGTGCGAACTCCATCCTCCAAGCAGTGAAGGGTCCTGAGCTAGCCATGGCATTCGATATGATCGAAGAGAGGCTCGGCAAATTGATCGATTCACAGCGTGAATCCATCATTCTCCCTACCCTACCTGCTCTTCCTgggaaagaggaggagaagaagagaggagaaggaaaggaacaggaggaggagaaaaagaaacgGGAAGAGAAGCCTGAGCTGCCGGAAAGGGAGAAGAGGTCCGATCATTAG
- the LOC122081017 gene encoding beta-1,4-xylosyltransferase IRX9-like, with protein MGSFDRSKKRVQLWKKAAFHIVFCFIMGFFTGFTPTSRASIFSGPIESNQSMKNQEFSPPAIEIVQPVATREVTLNRNLMAKAQLVVPETLVAVQINSSGDQKRKSAVEEEEEEEEDVTLIPKKVLIVITPTRSNDLLQGALLRRMATTLKLVPPPLLWMVVEAESNSTEISEILRCTGVMYRHLVFKEKFTDPEAEMDHQRNIALNLIEYHRLDGIIHFAGLSNFYDLDFFEEIRETEVFGAWPIASVAANRKRVVIEGPVCDSSQVIGWQLWGMNNHDQNLVKPIHVSSFAFNSSILWDPERWGRPSSVQDASQNTMKYVQQVVLEDESKLKGIPKGDCSKIMLWNVHIPRQIMTYHSSSVAPPNSKHRW; from the exons ATGGGTTCTTTTGATAGATCAAAGAAAAGAGTTCAGCTATGGAAGAAAGCTGCTTTCCATATTGTTTTCTGTTTCATTATGGGATTCTTCACTGGTTTCACCCCTACCAGTAGAGCTTCAATTTTCTCTGGTCCTATTGAATCGAATCAATCCATGAAGAATCAGGAATTTTCTCCCCCAGCTATTGAAATTGTTCAACCAGTAGCAACTCGAGAAGTGACCTTGAACAGAAATTTGATGGCTAAAGCTCAGCTGGTTGTTCCTGAAACTCTGGTGGCGGTTCAGATTAATTCATCAGGAGATCAGAAAAGAAAATCTgcagtggaagaagaagaagaagaagaagaagatgtaacATTGATTCCTAAAAAGGTTTTGATAGTTATTACGCCGACAAGATCGAATGATCTGCTTCAAGGTGCTTTACTGAGAAGAATGGCTACAACACTGAAATTGGTTCCTCCACCTCTCCTTTGGATGGTCGTGGAAGCCGAGTCTAACTCTACAGAGATATCAGAAATATTGAGGTGCACAGGAGTCATGTACAGGCATTTGGTTTTCAAGGAGAAATTCACAGACCCAGAAGCTGAAATGGATCATCAGAGGAATATTGCACTTAATCTGATAGAGTATCATCGACTCGATGGGATCATTCACTTTGCCGGGCTTTCTAACTTTTATGAtcttgatttctttgaagaaatcAGAGAAACAGA GGTTTTCGGGGCATGGCCGATTGCTTCAGTAGCTGCAAACAGGAAGAGGGTGGTGATCGAAGGACCTGTATGTGACTCTTCACAAGTTATAGGGTGGCAACTATGGGGCATGAACAACCATGATCAGAATCTGGTGAAGCCAATTCATGTTTCAAGTTTTGCATTCAACAGTTCTATTCTTTGGGATCCTGAGAGATGGGGCCGTCCTTCATCTGTTCAAGATGCCTCACAG AACACGATGAAATACGTCCAACAAGTGGTTCTTGAAGATGAAAGCAAGTTAAAGGGAATCCCAAAAGGAGATTGCTCAAAAATTATGCTTTGGAATGTTCACATACCAAGGCAGATTATGACTTATCATTCATCTTCAGTCGCTCCACCAAATAGCAAACACAGATGGTAG